One window from the genome of Pseudomonadota bacterium encodes:
- a CDS encoding FtsQ-type POTRA domain-containing protein: protein MNPRVRYHKRKPVDPRLSQKKRVVIVAAGFIAGAVAIAGVLLVVYQALGRSDFFQITAIRIEGCQKTSKSQVLEYSGVDIHTNLLVLDVDEIRTKVESGQWIMRAEVRKQWPNRLEISVKEYAPVAMVAIDTKLFYVDRDGKAFAEALPPEEMDYPVITGLSGLEGDGAAENAKTLKYALGFISYASLGNLNLPVQNISEINVSNQNDLVLFLVDRPFPIRIGAVGEALKIKYSRLARVLSWLYRHKKFGTTEYIDMASAAEQILVGQDML, encoded by the coding sequence GTGAATCCCAGAGTCAGATATCACAAACGGAAACCCGTCGACCCACGGCTCAGTCAGAAAAAGAGGGTTGTCATTGTTGCTGCAGGTTTTATTGCAGGTGCGGTGGCGATTGCCGGGGTTCTGCTCGTTGTTTATCAGGCCCTGGGCAGGTCGGATTTTTTCCAGATCACGGCCATTCGGATCGAGGGGTGCCAGAAAACGAGTAAGAGCCAGGTTCTTGAGTACAGCGGGGTTGATATTCACACGAACCTATTGGTACTCGATGTTGATGAGATCAGGACGAAAGTGGAATCAGGTCAGTGGATCATGCGGGCTGAGGTCAGGAAGCAGTGGCCGAATCGACTTGAAATTTCGGTGAAGGAGTATGCTCCGGTGGCGATGGTCGCCATTGACACCAAATTGTTTTATGTTGATCGGGATGGAAAAGCTTTTGCCGAGGCATTGCCCCCGGAGGAGATGGATTACCCGGTGATTACCGGACTTTCCGGACTGGAGGGCGATGGCGCTGCCGAGAATGCGAAAACCCTGAAATATGCCTTGGGTTTCATCTCCTACGCAAGTCTCGGGAATCTCAATCTCCCGGTGCAGAACATTTCGGAGATTAATGTCAGCAATCAGAATGATCTGGTTCTGTTCCTGGTTGACAGGCCATTTCCGATCCGAATTGGCGCGGTGGGGGAAGCGTTGAAAATAAAATATTCGCGTCTGGCCAGGGTTCTGTCCTGGCTCTACCGGCATAAGAAGTTCGGAACAACAGAATACATTGATATGGCTTCGGCCGCCGAGCAGATACTTGTGGGTCAGGATATGCTGTGA